The Vibrio metoecus sequence TGGAAAATCTTAACCAAGCCATGGCAACCAACTTTGGTGATATTGGCCCACAAGATTTGGCGATTGATTTCCAGCAGATTCCCGCTTTAATTGAACAAGGCCTAAGTCAGCCACACTGTGCTCAAGAGATCACCGAGCAGATCAGGCTTAACTATGATTTACAAGCGATTGTTGATGAGCTTGAAAGCCTTTATCAAACCGTCTACGTCAGCAAGTTACAGCGAGAAGTCCCCATCATCATGTATCATCGCTTTATTCGTGATGACAGCGAAAAAGGGGTGCATGGAACCTATTTACATGTGAAGCAGCTTGAGAAACATTTTCAGTTACTCAAGAAAATGGGGTTTGAAACTTTAACCTTTAAAGACCTAGCCGAGAAGGGATTTATTCATCGCTTACAACCGGGTAAGCGTTTTATCATGATTACCGTTGATGATGGCTATCGCGACAACTATGAGTTGTTACTACCGCTGCTCAAAAAGTATCAATTTAAAGCCGTGGTGTATGTGGTGACTGGCGAGAATTTTAATCGCTGGGATGTCGAAGTTAGTGACAACCCAGAAAAAGTGGTGCCTTTGATGTCACCGGAGCAAGTTAAAGCGTTACATGACTCTGGATTAGTAGAAATTGGGGGTCATACGATGACTCATCCCTTTTTGAGTAAGCTCAGCGAATCAGAACAACGCGAAGAGATATTACGCAACAAACTCGAACTTGAAGCGCTAATCGGAGAGCCACTGACTTCCTTTGCTTATCCTTATGGTGACCATGATACAACCTCTAAACAACTGGCTAAGGAGCTAGGTTACCCATTTGCCGTAGCGACCAACAGTGGTCCACTTTTGATGCATCAAGATCCCTATCAAATTCGTCGGATTGCGATTTTTCCAAGAACCGACACTTTTGGTCTGTGGCGAAAAGTGAAAGGGAATTATCTATTTAGAAAAATGAACAAAAAATAATAAGAGGTTGCAGATGGCTGGCTTTGGTTTAATTGCAAAACTACGTAATAAAATTCGGGTAAAACCTAACAACAGCATTCAAATAGGTAAAAATACTCGTATTCGCTATTGCGATATTTATGTCAATGGCAATAATAACCAACTAATTATTCATGATGGTGCAAATTTAAAAGGCGTCTCCATCGAGCTCAATGGCAATAATTGTCTATTAGAAATAGGAGCCAATTGTGTTATTGGGCAAAATTGCTTTATCTCTTGTCGAGAACGCAACACCAATCTTAAGATCGGCAATGACTGCATGCTCTCACGAAATATAAAAATCATGACCAGTGATGGTCATGATATTTTACATGATGGAAAACGAATTAATTCGGCTAAAAATATTTATATCGGATCGCATGTATGGTTAGCAGATAATGTTACCATATTAAAAGGTGTTCACATTGGTAACAACTCTATAGTGGGGATAAATTCAACACTCACAAAATCAATAGAAACTAATGTTATTGCTGTTGGTAACCCAGCCAAAGTTATTCAAAACAACATCAACTGGGAGGAAAAATTAACTTATTGATAAGTTAACCTTCAGCGAGATTCTTTAATCTGCTTTAACCAATCAGAAAAAGCATCTAACTGCCGCTTAAAACGGTTAATTTCTTTTTGAATCTTTCCTATTCTTTCGTTACTCAGCTTAGAAAAAAGCTTATACATAGAGGTTTTTTTTTCTTTCCTATCAAGGCCATGTAGATAAGTTGGCATATCAACTTTTTTCTCAAACTTTCCCATTACTTCAAAACTAACTTTCAAATGGTTATTACCAGTAGTTCTGACTACTGCGTATGGGAATTCATAAAATCGAGAGATTACTCCACACTGTAATAACATCTCATTAAAGCTTGCCTCGGGAGCACTAATTCCACCAAGATTAACTTTATTAAAGTCCATATAAAATCGATTAAAGAAATTCACATTACCATTAAATACACTATCTATCGTCTGAGGAGTACTAATATAAAATATGTCAGACGCAAGAGGAGTGTATATCTTTTTATTTCCCTGTGAGTGTTGATGCGCACCATTAGAAAAATGAATACACACATTTTTTGCAAATTCAAACTCTTGGATATAATCATCCAAATTCAGCCTACACAATGGCATGACATCTGGTCTTAGTGTAATAACGAAATCATAATCAATAGAATGACTTAATGAATATTCTCTTCTAAGCTCGTTCACCTTTTGCTGGGAATGGAGCATAGCTTTCATTGAACGTAAAAGAATATTATTATTTCCATTAAAATAGCCTTGCTGAACAACAATTGAATTATCTTCAATTTCTAATGCCATAGGTTGGTAATATTCGATCAAATCTTGACGATTAGTTATAATTATAGGCCCACTTTCTGGCACTGATTTATGCCATGTTGGATCATTATGCTCTTCTGTTTCCCATGTATGAATAAATATATCACAATCATATTCAGAAATAATATGTTCTATTTGGTAAGGAAACGTTTCACGATAACTTCTTAGGTG is a genomic window containing:
- a CDS encoding polysaccharide deacetylase family protein, which codes for MNILMALSQLEVTGAEVYATSVGNELTRRGHQVFYVSDTLTKARDGLFFKLRFNKRSIPRRFWHVAYLVYLIKKHQIQLVHAHSRASSWSCHIACRLTNTPMVTTVHGRQPVHASRKKFHAMGDKALPVCEAIREQLIKDLDVPESQLHVSRNGIETGTFKRSAAPNNPKPVISIIGRLSGPKGELCYRLLTECLDLDRYQVQVITGTPLTERFSALQDKVSFPGYSANVEQVMAQSDLVIGAGRVAIEALLCGRPTLAIGEASCVGIIKLENLNQAMATNFGDIGPQDLAIDFQQIPALIEQGLSQPHCAQEITEQIRLNYDLQAIVDELESLYQTVYVSKLQREVPIIMYHRFIRDDSEKGVHGTYLHVKQLEKHFQLLKKMGFETLTFKDLAEKGFIHRLQPGKRFIMITVDDGYRDNYELLLPLLKKYQFKAVVYVVTGENFNRWDVEVSDNPEKVVPLMSPEQVKALHDSGLVEIGGHTMTHPFLSKLSESEQREEILRNKLELEALIGEPLTSFAYPYGDHDTTSKQLAKELGYPFAVATNSGPLLMHQDPYQIRRIAIFPRTDTFGLWRKVKGNYLFRKMNKK
- a CDS encoding acyltransferase; amino-acid sequence: MAGFGLIAKLRNKIRVKPNNSIQIGKNTRIRYCDIYVNGNNNQLIIHDGANLKGVSIELNGNNCLLEIGANCVIGQNCFISCRERNTNLKIGNDCMLSRNIKIMTSDGHDILHDGKRINSAKNIYIGSHVWLADNVTILKGVHIGNNSIVGINSTLTKSIETNVIAVGNPAKVIQNNINWEEKLTY